The Edaphobacter flagellatus sequence CGCCGGCGGAGGCATTCCTCCCAACACCACCGTGCAGGTTGCCTTCCCGCAGCCCGCCGGCTCGCCCATCGTCAGCTTCCAGCAGGATGCCAGCACCGCGCCGCTCACCGCGCAAAAGGACAAGACCGCCATGACGGTCCGCTGGCTCGCCCACGACGACAACGGCGACGACCTGCTCTTCTCCGTCTGGTATCGCGGCGTCGATGAAAAAAACTGGCGGCTGCTCAAAGACAAGATCGGCGAACGCTTCCTCAGCTTCGACGCAGCCCTGCTACCCGACGGCAGCTACAACCTCAGGATCATCGCCAGCGACTCGCCCTCGCACACCGCCTCCGACGCGCTTACCGGCGAGCGCGAAAGTTCCGTCTTCGTAGTCGACACCACACCGCCGGTCCCCGGCACACTCACGGCGACGCTGGTTCCGGCAGTCGCAGGCACGCCGCAGAAGATCCACGCCACACTCGATGCCCGCGATGCGACTTCGCCCATCGCGCATGCCGAATACTCCGTCGACGCTGGCCCATGGCAGTACCTCGAGCCCGTCGGCAAAGTCTCCGACTCGCTCTCCGAACACTACGACTTCACCGGCGAAATCCCCGCCGCCACAACTCCCGTGGCCGACGCGCACGAGCACATCATCGCCGTCCGCATCTACGACCGCTACGACAATATGGCGGCCGTGAAAGCAGTCGTTACCACGGCGGTAGCCCGGTGACTGGAGCCGCCGGAGTCGACCAGCAGACACGACGCGGTGTCGGTCGCTTCAATCTCTACGATCCCGACTTCCTGCTCCTCGTCGTCGACCTCATGGGAGTCTTCGTCTTTGCCGTCGAAGGCGGGCTCGCCGCCATCCGCTCCAACCTCGACGTCCTAGGCCTGCTTGTCATCTCATTCGTTACCGCGCTCGGCGGAGGCATGATCCGCGACCTGCTTATTGGGGCCATCCCGCCCAACAGCGTCCGCGACTGGCGCTACCCAACAACCGCCCTAGCTGGCGGAGTCGTCGTCTTCTACTTCTACCAATTCATCCAGCGCGTCCCTCCCGATCTCATCATCACGCTCGACGCCGTGGGACTCGCCCTCTGCGCCATCGCAGGCTCCGCCAAGGCCGTCGAGTACGGTATCAACCCCCTGCTCTCCGTCCTGATGGGAGCCGTCACCGGAGTCGGCGGAGGCACCATCCGCGACATCCTGCTCAACCGCGTCCCCGGCGTCCTCCAGTCCGACGTCTACGCCGCCGCCGCCCTCGCCGGAGCTCTCGTCGTCGTCATCGGTCTCCGCTTCAGAAACATCCCTCGCTGGCTCGTCATGACCTCCGGCGCCGGAGTCTGCTTTACTCTGCGTATGGTCGCCGTCTTGAATCACTGGAATCTCCCCCGCGTCATGATCCAATAGTGCGAGCCGCTTCCAGGCAGGCCCTGGGGCTTTAGTTTTTGAACTCTACCTAACCGACGCCAGGTGACCACCATCTGCCGAAGGAGTGAAGCCAAAGGCGAATCGACGCCCCGCCAGAGAGGGAAAAAACCTGTCAAGCCCTCATGCCCCATAACCCATCTCCCCTCAGCAACATCCATCTGCCGATTAGTTTCACCAAACCAGCTAAACTGGTATTAAGTGGATGCGAAGCGAGATGCATACGAAGACAAACTTCCGTAACCGTCAAAATAACTTCTGTATTTCGAATACTTTGCACAAATCAGTACCCGGGGCTACCCCCTTCAGCCGGATAGTAAGCTTGAGATTCGATGCGATTTGAACTCTTCATTGCGGCGCGCTACCTCAAGGCCAAGCGTCGCCAGGCCGTCGTCGGCATCATCACGGCCATCTCGATCATCGGTGTCGCGGCCGGTGTGGCCTCGTTGATTATCGCGCTGGCGATCACCAACGGCATGCGCCGCGATATGCAGGAGCGGCTCCTCGGCTCGACTGCTCACATCGACCTCATGCGCGTCGCCGCCGACGGCATCCGCGATTGGCATCCGCTGCTCGATCGCCTGCGCAAAGTGCCCCACGTCACCGCCGCCGCCCCCGGGCTCTACGGACAGGTCCTCATCTCGCGCGGCGCGCGGAGCGGAGGCGGTCTCGTCAAAGGCATCATTCCCGCCGAAGAAAGAACCATCGGCGACCTGCTGCAGAAAATCTACGAAGGATCGGCCGATGCCCTCGAACCGGTCAGCGCATCGGCCAGCCAGCCAACCAGCCCCGCCGGGGCACAACCGCTGCCTCCAATCGTGATCGGCAAAGATCTCGCAGAAAATCTCGGCGCAAAGGTCGGCGACACGGTCGTCGTCACCAGCCCGCTGGGCGAGCTGAGCCCGCTCGGATGGATGCCGAAGATTCAGCGATGCATGGTCGCCGGAATCTTCAAATCCGGCTTCTATCAGTACGATTCCAGCTATGCCTTCATGCGTCTCCGCGATGCACAGCGCCTGATGTCCGAGCCCGATTGGATCTCCGTTATCAGCTTCAAAGTCGACGATCTCTACAATGCCGACAAAATTGCCCGCACCATCGAAGATCAGGCTGGCAAAGGCTTCCAGGCAACCAGCTGGATGCAGCAAAACCGTGAGCTCTTCCGCGCGCTGCGGCTTGAGCAGATTGTCACCTTCATCGTGCTCGCGCTCATCGTCTGCGTCGCCGCACTCAATATCCTGATCGCGCTCACAATGATGGTGATGGAAAAGACACGCGACATCGCCGTGCTGATGAGCTTCGGCGTCACCGAAATGCAGGTGCGACGCATCTTCCTCCTGCAGGGTCTGCTGATCTCTGTCATCGGCACCTTCCTCGGCCTCATCCTCGGCTACGCACTCAGCTGGATCGGCGGACATTACCGCTTTCCGCTTGACGCCTCGGTCTATTCCATCGACTATCTCCCCTTCGCGCCAAAGATACGCGACGGCATCATCGTGGCAACCGTCTCACTCGGCGTCAGCCTCATCGCCACCATCTATCCAAGCGGCAGCGCAGCCAAAGTCCTTCCTGCGGAGGCCCTCCGCTATGAGTGATCCGCGCCTCCCGCTTGATGACTCCAGCTCACTCGAGCCACTGCCCTCCGGAACCCACCAGCGCGTAGTCCTTCGCGCCGAAGGCCTCACCAAGATTTACGCCGAAGTCTCCGAAGGCGCGGGCGGCCTCGAGCTTTTCCGCAACCTCAACCTCACCGTCTATGCAGGAGAAATGCTCGCCATCGTCGGCGAAAGTGGCGCAGGCAAAAGCACGCTGCTGCACCTGCTCGCCGCCCTCGATAAACCCACCTCAGGCGAGGTTTACTGCGGCGATGCGCGCCTAAGCCGTTTCACCTCAAGGCAAGCCTCCGAGTTCCGCAACCGCGAAGTCGGCTACGTCTGGCAATTTCACTATCTGCTGCCCGAGTTCACTGCACTCGAAAATGTGGCTATGCCTCTGCTGGCTCGCGGTATGGCTCGCGATGCCGCGCTCGATCGGGCAAGCTACTGGCTGATTGAGGTTGGACTGGGAGCCCGAGGATTCCACCGCTCCGGCGAGCTAAGTGGCGGCGAGCAACAGCGCGTCTCACTCGCCCGTGCCCTGGTCACCGAACCAAAGCTGCTGCTGGCCGACGAACCAACCGGCGACCTCGACCAGAAAACCGGCCAGGCAGTATTCGAGTTGATTCAGGGATTGCATCAGGCACACGATCTCACCAGCATCCTGGTCACGCATAATCTTGATTTTGCAGCCAGATGCACCCGGACGCTGCGGCTTCGCGGCGGCCGGCTGGAAGAGACGCTCAGCTTCTAAAACAGGGTTTCGAACCGATTTTTCACATGTTGCGTCGAATGACTAATGATGTAGTGTAAGCAGTAACTTTTGCGGGATACAGCACGAGTTGACGCGGCGACTACACTAGTATCAGTGGATGGGATGCGCCGCAGAAGAAGCGGTAGCACCTGATGTGTTCTCCGGGCGGGTAACTGACGCGCAGGGAATGATATAGGTAATGGCGCCACCTGGGCTCCTTGGTCTGTGGTGGTGGCCGGTTCGAAAGGGAGAACATGTTCGAACGCTACACGGAGAAAGCGCGGCGGGTGATCTTCTTTGCCCGCTACGAGGCAAGTCAGTTCGGGTCACCATATATTGAAACGGAACATCTTCTGCTTGGGCTGCTCAGGGAAGACAAGGCGTTGACCAACCGCTTCCTGCGGTCGCACGCCTCGGTCGAGTCCATTCGCAAGCAGATTGAAGGGCATACAACGATTCGCGAGAAGGTGTCGACCTCGGTCGATCTTCCGCTCTCGAACGAGTGCAAACGCGTACTAGCCTACGCGGCTGAAGAGGCTGAGCGGTTATCGCACAAGCACATCGGCACCGAACATCTTCTGCTGGGCCTGCTGCGCGAAGAAAAATGCTTTGCCGCAGAGATCCTGACCGAGCGCGGCCTGCGCCTGCCGGCTATCCGCGAGGAGCTACAGCGTACCTCGCAAGAGAAGGCGCCTGCAGCGCAGTCCAACAAGTCGCAGCGTGGTGAGCAGAGCATGCTTGCCGAGTTCTCGCGCGATCTGACGCAATCGGCTCTCGACCAGCAGCTTGATCCGCTCGTTGGCCGTGATACCGAGGTTGATCGCGTTATCCAGATTCTCTGCCGCCGCACGAAGAATAATCCCGTGCTGATCGGCGAGCCAGGTGTCGGCAAGACGGCCATCGTTGAAGGTCTTGCGCAGAAGATCGCTGACGGCGAGGTTCCCAGTTTCCTTGCCGACAAGCGCGTTCTTGCTCTCGATCTGTCGTTGATCGTTGCAGGCACCAAGTATCGCGGCCAGTTTGAAGAACGCCTGAAGACCATCATGAAGGAGTTGATGGAGAACCAGAACTCCATCGTCTTCATCGACGAACTGCACACGCTCGTCGGTGCAGGTTCTGCCGAAGGCTCCCTTGATGCAGCCAATATCCTCAAACCCGCATTAAGCCGCGGCGAGATTCAGTGCATCGGCGCAACGACTCCGGCGGAATATCGCAAGTCGATCGAGAAGGACCGCTCGCTTGAGCGTCGCTTCCAGGCCGTGAAGGTTCCGCCCCCTAGCGAAGAGGATGCGGTCAAGATCATGATGGGGATCAAGGACAAGTACGAGAAGTTTCATGCTGTCAGCTACACCGACGACGCGATTCAGTTCTCGGTGTCGCACTCCAGCCGTTACATCCCCGATCGCTTCCTTCCGGACAAGGCTATTGACCTGATCGACGAGGCGGGCGCGCGCGTGAAGCTGCGTCAGACCTCCTTGCCCGAAGAGTTGACCGAGGTGCAGAAGCGCATCAAGTTCATCGTGCACCGCATGGAGAACGCGATCGCCAATCACGAGTTCGAGAAAGCACGGTTCTACTCGGACGAAGAGCGTAAGGAGCGCGAGAATCTGCGCGCGCTACGCGACAAGTATCACCTCGACGACTCCTCTGCCGGTATCGTGACCCGCGAGGATATCGAAGACGTCGTAAGTCGCTGGACAGGCGTTCCGATTACTTCTTTGAAGGAAGAAGAGACACAGCGTCTGCTGCGTGTGGAGGAAGAGCTGCACAAGCGCGTGATCTCGCAGGAGAAGGCGATCTCGGCACTGGCTCGTGCGATTCGCCGCTCGCGTGCGGGCCTCAAAAATCCAGCGCGCCCCATCGGCAGCTTCTTGTTCCTCGGACCGACGGGCGTCGGCAAGACGGAGATGGCGCGTACGCTCGCCCAGTTCCTCTTCGGCTCGGAGAAGTCGCTGATCCGGTTCGATATGTCGGAGTTCATGGAGAAGCATTCCGTGAGCAAGCTGATCGGTTCGCCTCCGGGATACGTCGGCTACGAAGAGGGCGGACAGCTGACGGAGCGCGTGAAACGCAATCCGTAC is a genomic window containing:
- a CDS encoding trimeric intracellular cation channel family protein, with the protein product MTGAAGVDQQTRRGVGRFNLYDPDFLLLVVDLMGVFVFAVEGGLAAIRSNLDVLGLLVISFVTALGGGMIRDLLIGAIPPNSVRDWRYPTTALAGGVVVFYFYQFIQRVPPDLIITLDAVGLALCAIAGSAKAVEYGINPLLSVLMGAVTGVGGGTIRDILLNRVPGVLQSDVYAAAALAGALVVVIGLRFRNIPRWLVMTSGAGVCFTLRMVAVLNHWNLPRVMIQ
- a CDS encoding FtsX-like permease family protein, which encodes MRFELFIAARYLKAKRRQAVVGIITAISIIGVAAGVASLIIALAITNGMRRDMQERLLGSTAHIDLMRVAADGIRDWHPLLDRLRKVPHVTAAAPGLYGQVLISRGARSGGGLVKGIIPAEERTIGDLLQKIYEGSADALEPVSASASQPTSPAGAQPLPPIVIGKDLAENLGAKVGDTVVVTSPLGELSPLGWMPKIQRCMVAGIFKSGFYQYDSSYAFMRLRDAQRLMSEPDWISVISFKVDDLYNADKIARTIEDQAGKGFQATSWMQQNRELFRALRLEQIVTFIVLALIVCVAALNILIALTMMVMEKTRDIAVLMSFGVTEMQVRRIFLLQGLLISVIGTFLGLILGYALSWIGGHYRFPLDASVYSIDYLPFAPKIRDGIIVATVSLGVSLIATIYPSGSAAKVLPAEALRYE
- a CDS encoding ABC transporter ATP-binding protein; the encoded protein is MSDPRLPLDDSSSLEPLPSGTHQRVVLRAEGLTKIYAEVSEGAGGLELFRNLNLTVYAGEMLAIVGESGAGKSTLLHLLAALDKPTSGEVYCGDARLSRFTSRQASEFRNREVGYVWQFHYLLPEFTALENVAMPLLARGMARDAALDRASYWLIEVGLGARGFHRSGELSGGEQQRVSLARALVTEPKLLLADEPTGDLDQKTGQAVFELIQGLHQAHDLTSILVTHNLDFAARCTRTLRLRGGRLEETLSF
- a CDS encoding ATP-dependent Clp protease ATP-binding subunit, with translation MFERYTEKARRVIFFARYEASQFGSPYIETEHLLLGLLREDKALTNRFLRSHASVESIRKQIEGHTTIREKVSTSVDLPLSNECKRVLAYAAEEAERLSHKHIGTEHLLLGLLREEKCFAAEILTERGLRLPAIREELQRTSQEKAPAAQSNKSQRGEQSMLAEFSRDLTQSALDQQLDPLVGRDTEVDRVIQILCRRTKNNPVLIGEPGVGKTAIVEGLAQKIADGEVPSFLADKRVLALDLSLIVAGTKYRGQFEERLKTIMKELMENQNSIVFIDELHTLVGAGSAEGSLDAANILKPALSRGEIQCIGATTPAEYRKSIEKDRSLERRFQAVKVPPPSEEDAVKIMMGIKDKYEKFHAVSYTDDAIQFSVSHSSRYIPDRFLPDKAIDLIDEAGARVKLRQTSLPEELTEVQKRIKFIVHRMENAIANHEFEKARFYSDEERKERENLRALRDKYHLDDSSAGIVTREDIEDVVSRWTGVPITSLKEEETQRLLRVEEELHKRVISQEKAISALARAIRRSRAGLKNPARPIGSFLFLGPTGVGKTEMARTLAQFLFGSEKSLIRFDMSEFMEKHSVSKLIGSPPGYVGYEEGGQLTERVKRNPYCVVLLDEIEKAHPDVFNLLLQVFEDGQLTDGLGNTVDYKNTIIIMTSNIGAKHLQKRQGLGFQSEKEELVLDKMEELVRGEVKRTFNPEFLNRLDEIIIFTSLNDQDLMQILELLVQQLNVNLVHKSITISVTDEAKKWIIEKTASDRTYGARPLRRALQKYVEDPLSEALIAGGIQQRPAFLEVYMENNQLFYRPIANDGEEKVGGFALSAV